The Papaver somniferum cultivar HN1 chromosome 3, ASM357369v1, whole genome shotgun sequence genome includes a region encoding these proteins:
- the LOC113358943 gene encoding uncharacterized protein LOC113358943, whose protein sequence is MDCSKAHPTKVISGPFNGLGVDFLIHGVEKPQTEVPDMVENVVTCTPGVGEDLAGLTVDLLNSVLLRQIPTTVSIPPPRRLHFSRTLKYALDLVIVNLNNIASWIQLQLLPTCTLSLYEPKSSMEERSVNRRKLQMIAINKALLCWKEQAALSSPDTLFELQQKHPPARLPHIPAEGVAATALSVSIKDVLLALKNFPEGTSCGRDGLRAQHLLDVMSGAGASVADELLVSITGVVNLWMAGKCPPILGDFVASSPLTPPLKPGGGLRPIIVGTIWRRLCSKLADTAACKEMTSYLGKYQFGVGIPCGGEGILHSANRLLELKGDDTSRVLLLIDFSNAFNLVDTSTIIREVRSRCTNIVNWVEFCYAKPARLYYQDSVLSPAQGVQQGDPLGPLLFALALHLLVEKIDAQCTLDLHAWYLDDDTIAGDTMEVSKDLKIIHEEGPSYGLHLNISKTEIFWPSYDPRRYIESAFPHNIGKHANGVKLLGGPVSLNSEFCSNMVLKRVGTTIQLMSKIQELQDPQFVDGAGFGLVQQMLANLPIKDGGLGVLTMADTVIHFGVVKEKIPTSYSLSSREATLWQCNRDEHAMDFLKVIPIPVLNQVVGPRQFSAILQYLLGRPFFEEDSLCSCCNMPMNIFGDHAIHCSSEVGLKFRHDLVKDVLADMCYKAGVAARKEVSLGFLSNTENELRPADIMVYNWEDGKDACMDVTGVSPFTSARKRNISPGHAIIAAITCKNKTYLDKCTLHAYGFCVLAFCTLGDLGVDTISFLRRLRNYMARHDANFKLGNSFFYRLGIVIQKGVGAQLVVRLPTIPCNLYLVP, encoded by the exons ATGGACTGTTCGAAAGCTCACCCTACGAAAGTCATCTCAGGTCCATTCAATGGCCTTGGAGTTGATTTTCTCATTCATGGGGTTGAGAAACCACAGACTGAGGTTCCAGACATGGTAGAGAATGTTGTAACTTGTACTCCAGGTGTTGGTGAAGATCTTGCTGGACTCACTGTGGATTTGCTTAACAGTGTGCTACTGAGACAAATCCCTACTACTGTTAGTATTCCGCCTCCTAGAAGGTTACACTTCTCACGCACCTtaaagtatgctcttgatcttgtCATTGTAAATCTTAATAACATAGCTTCTTGGATACAATTACAGTTATTGCCTACCTGCACCCTGAGCTTATACGAACCTAAAAGCTCAATGGAAGAACGTTCAGTCAACCGGAGGAAACTACAGATGATTGCAATCAACAAGGCGTTATTGTGTTGGAAAGAACAAGCTG CTCTTTCTTCCCCTGATACACTCTTCGAACTTCAGCAAAAGCATCCCCCCGCACGCCTGCCTCACATACCAGCTGAAGGAGTCGCTGCAACTGCACTTTCTGTCAGTATAAAGGATGTTCTGTTGGCTCTTAAGAATTTTCCCGAAGGAACTTCGTGCGGGAGGGACGGTCTTAGAGCTCAACACCTATTAGATGTTATGAGTGGTGCTGGAGCTTCCGTTGCTGATGAATTACTTGTCTCCATAACAGGTGTTGTGAATCTGTGGATGGCAGGGAAGTGTCCTCCCATTCTAGGTGATTTTGTGGCCAGTTCCCCCTTAACTCCGCCGCTTAAACCTGGTGGTGGGTTAAGACCAATCATTGTGGGAACTATATGGAGGAGACTATGCTCAAAATTGGCCGATACGGCAGCGTGCAAGGAAATGACATCATATCTAGGCAAGTACCAATTTGGTGTTGGCATTCCATGTGGTGGCGAAGGCATCTTGCACTCTGCCAATAGATTGCTTGAGTTGAAGGGTGATGACACTTCCCGTGTTTTGTTGCTTATAGACTTTTCGAACGCGTTTAATCTTGTTGACACGTCCACCATCATAAGGGAGGTAAGATCCCGTTGTACGAATATTGTTAATTGGGTTGAGTTTTGTTATGCAAAACCAGCTAGGCTCTATTACCAGGATTCAGTGCTTTCTCCGGCCCAAGGTGTTCAACAGGGTGACCCCCTTGGTCCCCTCTTGTTTGCACTAGCTCTCCATCTCCTTGTTGAGAAGATTGATGCCCAATGCACCTTAGACCTCCATGCTTGGTACCTAGACGATGACACCATTGCAGGCGATACAATGGAAGTGTCTAAGGATCTGAAAATTATACATGAGGAAGGTCCTAGCTATGGATTGCATTTGAATATCTCGAAGACGGAAATTTTTTGGCCATCATATGATCCAAGAAGATATATTGAGTCTGCTTTCCCTCATAATATTGGTAAGCATGCGAATGGTGTTAAACTCCTTGGTGGGCCGGTCAGTTTAAATTCGGAGTTTTGCAGTAACATGGTGCTGAAAAGGGTGGGTACTACTATTCAGCTTATGAGCAAAATACAGGAACTACAAGACCCTCAAT ttgttgatggtgCGGGTTTTGGCTTGGTTCAGCAAATGCTTGCTAATCTCCCTATTAAAGACGGTGGTCTTGGAGTGCTTACAATGGCTGATACAG TTATTCATTTTGGTGTTGTCAAAGAAAAGATACCAACTAGTTACTCTCTTTCATCGCGTGAAGCAACCCTGTGGCAATGTAATAGAGATGAGCACGCTATGGATTTTCTTAAGGTTATTCCCATCCCCGTACTTAATCAGGTTGTTGGACCTAGACAGTTCAGCGCCATCTTACAATATCTGTTGGGTAGACCTTTCTTTGAGGAAGATAGTTTGTGTTCTTGTTGCAACATGCCTATGAACATTTTTGGGGACCATGCTATCCACTGTTCCAGTGAGGTTGGGCTTAAATTTCGACATGATTTGGTCAAAGATGTCTTGGCAGATATGTGCTACAAAGCTGGGGTTGCTGCTAGGAAAGAAGTCTCTTTGGGTTTCCTTTCCAATACGGAGAATGAACTTAGACCCGCTgacatcatggtttataattgggAAGATGGTAAGGATGCTTGCATGGATGTGACTGGTGTTTCACCTTTCACAAGTGCTAGGAAACGTAACATTTCTCCTGGGCATGCTATCATCGCAGCTATCACATGCAAGAATAAAACATATTTGGACAAATGCACTTTGCATGCTTACGGGTTCTGTGTTTTGGCCTTTTGTACTTTGGGTGATCTCGGAGTAGATACTATATCTTTTCTGAGAAGATTGAGGAATTATATGGCTAGGCATGATGCCAACTTCAAGTTAGGCAACTCTTTTTTTTATAGGCTAggcattgttattcaaaaaggtgttggcgctCAGCTTGTTGTTAGGCTGCCCACCATTCCCTGTAATCTTTACCTTGTTCCTTAA